A single genomic interval of Lewinellaceae bacterium harbors:
- the nhaD gene encoding sodium:proton antiporter NhaD, with translation MYLLMPVFFLLGYLLIALEHPIKIDKSASALLTGVACWTLLVIGMGHGLEIPGYTPGEEHFAEHALLEHLSSIASILFFLMGAMTIVELIDAHEGFSVITEKVETTNKVTLLWALSFLTFFLSAALDNLTTAIVMAALLRKLIKDKEDLWFFAGMVVIAANAGGAWSPIGDVTTIMLWIGGQVTALNIVKEVFLPSVVCLLIPLAAASFMLKGRLNRPEVSGGPDDEDLVGPFEQNLILVLGIGSLLFVPVFKTLTHLPPFMGILLGLGVLWVVTELLNTNRMRQSKRTVVAVLRRIDVPSVLFFLGILLAVAALETAGYLEELAAVLDKTFGSIYIVNVLIGLLSSVVDNVPLVAGAMGMYPLSVYPQDGVFWELLAYCAGTGGSVLIIGSAAGVAIMGILHIDFLWYLKRISWLALLGYFGGVATYYLING, from the coding sequence ATGTACCTGCTCATGCCTGTCTTTTTCCTTCTTGGGTACCTGCTCATTGCCCTGGAACATCCCATCAAGATCGACAAATCGGCTTCCGCCCTTCTCACCGGGGTTGCCTGCTGGACCCTCCTGGTCATTGGAATGGGCCATGGGCTGGAAATTCCCGGTTATACTCCGGGAGAGGAACACTTTGCCGAACACGCCCTGTTGGAGCACCTCAGCAGCATCGCCAGTATTTTGTTTTTCCTCATGGGCGCCATGACTATCGTGGAACTGATAGATGCCCATGAAGGGTTCAGCGTCATAACGGAGAAGGTGGAGACGACGAACAAAGTAACCCTGCTTTGGGCCCTGAGCTTCCTTACCTTCTTCCTATCGGCAGCGCTGGACAACCTGACTACCGCCATCGTCATGGCAGCCCTGCTGCGCAAGCTGATCAAAGATAAAGAAGACCTCTGGTTCTTCGCTGGCATGGTGGTCATTGCCGCCAATGCCGGGGGCGCGTGGTCCCCCATTGGGGATGTCACTACCATCATGCTCTGGATCGGAGGCCAGGTAACCGCTCTGAATATCGTCAAAGAGGTTTTCCTGCCCAGTGTCGTCTGCTTGCTCATTCCTCTGGCCGCTGCCTCCTTTATGCTGAAAGGGCGCCTCAATCGCCCGGAGGTATCCGGCGGGCCCGACGATGAAGACCTGGTGGGGCCCTTTGAGCAAAACCTCATCCTGGTGCTCGGGATCGGCTCGCTCCTGTTTGTCCCCGTTTTTAAAACCCTTACCCACCTGCCGCCTTTTATGGGCATCCTGCTCGGCCTCGGGGTACTTTGGGTGGTGACGGAACTGCTGAACACCAACCGGATGCGCCAAAGCAAACGCACGGTAGTGGCAGTTCTCCGCCGCATCGACGTGCCCAGCGTGCTCTTCTTCCTCGGCATCCTGCTGGCTGTAGCGGCCCTGGAAACGGCCGGTTACCTGGAAGAACTGGCCGCCGTACTGGACAAAACCTTCGGCAGCATCTACATCGTGAACGTCCTCATCGGCCTGCTTTCTTCCGTCGTTGACAACGTGCCCCTCGTGGCCGGCGCCATGGGCATGTACCCGCTCAGCGTTTATCCTCAGGATGGGGTCTTCTGGGAACTGCTGGCCTATTGCGCCGGCACCGGCGGCAGCGTGCTCATCATCGGCTCTGCTGCCGGCGTCGCCATCATGGGCATTCTGCACATCGACTTCCTCTGGTACCTCAAACGCATCAGCTGGCTGGCTCTGTTGGGCTATTTTGGCGGAGTGGCGACTTATTACCTGATTAATGGGTAG